A single genomic interval of Aureliella helgolandensis harbors:
- a CDS encoding TlpA family protein disulfide reductase translates to MDEHKSISGSPTNIKRFRLPIVLVVGLLLLAFIFHDRIPSTDSGTGPKLSSQIPNVSEADISSHELQDIIDALVRTHHWFKSLPLGRFEYSVTVTKSDARYERDIAEEKASFPDLLVDETTFPTLAREWKIHQSLTFDESRLVCVSRSNAFGIQTEAWDGNSLTRYVDYGTTQDPNYYLKSDVSGAMSKLAWFPQVGTPAIWFYDATASYDGLDWQQTPPTLVGKTCFAERDCVVLRDAHHHWIVGREDYKLYGRYSRNDWEQFDQHREVTDGIFWPMASIRMRYGKEGLEWTDRTTVISLNIDDVPDDSVFQMKMEPGVKVCDLREKYPVVFTSDPNRTEEELAKIYAEARESHDRDASTVRRSRELIGRVAPELGRGTWLNSEPLSINELRGKRSLLLGFGYTACAPCGNMLALFSKLQDTSTDQLILVFAASDSISDVEKKLDLYNLDCPAFIPSDETGFGEVFERYRVTGYPTIVAIDGSGAVTSHQIGALSNE, encoded by the coding sequence GTGGATGAACACAAATCGATTTCAGGCAGTCCAACGAATATCAAACGCTTTCGACTGCCAATTGTGTTGGTAGTCGGGCTGCTTTTGCTCGCTTTCATATTCCACGACCGAATTCCGTCGACAGACAGTGGCACCGGACCCAAGCTTTCGTCACAGATCCCCAACGTTTCGGAAGCTGACATTTCCTCACACGAACTGCAAGACATCATCGATGCACTCGTGAGAACACACCATTGGTTCAAATCGTTGCCACTTGGCCGTTTCGAATACAGCGTGACTGTCACAAAAAGCGATGCAAGATACGAACGCGACATCGCGGAAGAGAAGGCAAGTTTCCCCGATTTGCTGGTCGACGAGACAACGTTTCCAACACTTGCGCGCGAATGGAAAATACACCAATCCTTGACGTTCGATGAGTCACGACTTGTTTGTGTCAGCCGCAGCAACGCGTTTGGAATACAAACCGAAGCGTGGGATGGGAACTCGCTTACTCGATACGTTGACTACGGCACCACGCAAGATCCGAACTACTACCTTAAGTCGGACGTGAGCGGAGCCATGTCAAAGCTCGCTTGGTTTCCTCAAGTGGGAACACCCGCAATCTGGTTCTACGATGCTACCGCCTCATACGACGGGCTGGACTGGCAACAGACACCACCCACTCTTGTTGGGAAGACTTGTTTTGCTGAACGCGATTGTGTTGTGTTGCGGGATGCGCATCATCATTGGATCGTTGGTCGCGAAGACTATAAGTTGTACGGGAGATACTCGCGAAACGACTGGGAACAATTTGATCAACATCGCGAAGTGACGGACGGCATTTTTTGGCCTATGGCTAGTATACGTATGCGCTATGGAAAAGAGGGGCTTGAGTGGACGGACCGAACGACCGTTATTTCGCTGAACATTGACGACGTCCCAGATGATTCGGTCTTTCAAATGAAGATGGAACCGGGTGTGAAAGTATGTGATTTGCGAGAAAAGTATCCAGTGGTGTTCACATCGGACCCAAACCGTACTGAGGAAGAATTAGCGAAGATTTACGCGGAAGCCAGAGAGAGCCATGATCGCGACGCATCGACTGTACGACGTTCGCGTGAACTGATCGGTAGAGTTGCTCCGGAACTAGGGAGAGGAACATGGCTCAACAGCGAGCCACTTTCGATCAACGAGCTGCGAGGCAAACGCTCGCTGCTTTTGGGATTCGGATATACCGCCTGTGCGCCCTGCGGGAATATGCTAGCGTTGTTCTCTAAGCTACAAGACACATCGACCGATCAGTTGATTCTTGTTTTTGCTGCGTCAGATTCAATCTCTGATGTGGAGAAGAAGTTAGATCTTTATAACCTTGACTGCCCCGCGTTCATTCCCAGCGATGAAACCGGATTCGGCGAAGTATTCGAGCGGTATCGCGTCACGGGATATCCGACGATTGTGGCAATTGATGGATCGGGTGCAGTGACTTCGCACCAGATTGGCGCGTTGAGCAATGAATAG
- a CDS encoding IS110 family RNA-guided transposase codes for MKILALDFGKFNTMCCFFDTKTRKHSFLNATTDRNYLSTVFKKHKIDLVVMEACGPSGWINDLAESLGLQTFVCSTNEEAWKWSNVKRKTDKDDALKLARMATMSELKPVHMPSEAHREFRSLVKYRKTLDWRINKIKCTIRAWFVNHGISIDRGDKAWHTGRALINSYRKPLTECSAKELWKGELDLELTQLDSLSTQLDGVVKKLEAIGKADPRIVRLRTIPGVGPRTAEILVACIDDPHRFENGRQVSAYFGLVPRQFQSGETDRNGRITKRGNPLARTILVECAWASLRYNPWAKGVYDRICGKQKTRKKKAGVALARKIAVIAWAMLRDEKDWDPVTMIRTTKSFDGTLPLDEETFRTMPPKENSDQRKSRLRREAREAEELTRRCAAKASPTTKSARKSKSKPTQVGKSTKQQSAKSQAKSITTPRSPIGSKSK; via the coding sequence ATGAAGATTCTCGCTCTTGACTTCGGCAAATTCAATACGATGTGCTGTTTCTTTGATACAAAAACTCGCAAACACTCCTTCCTCAACGCCACTACCGACCGCAACTACCTCTCGACTGTCTTCAAAAAGCATAAGATCGACTTGGTGGTCATGGAGGCGTGTGGTCCGTCAGGCTGGATCAACGATCTAGCTGAGTCTTTGGGCCTCCAAACGTTCGTCTGCTCGACCAACGAAGAGGCTTGGAAGTGGTCCAACGTTAAACGCAAAACGGACAAGGATGATGCGCTCAAGCTGGCGCGTATGGCTACCATGAGTGAACTCAAGCCGGTTCACATGCCCTCGGAAGCGCATCGTGAGTTTCGCTCTCTGGTTAAGTACCGTAAAACACTCGACTGGCGGATCAACAAGATCAAATGCACCATTCGCGCGTGGTTCGTCAACCACGGCATCTCGATCGACAGGGGGGACAAAGCTTGGCACACCGGACGCGCATTGATCAACTCGTATCGCAAACCACTTACGGAGTGCTCCGCGAAAGAGTTGTGGAAAGGTGAGCTCGATCTTGAATTAACGCAGCTCGATTCTCTATCCACACAACTTGACGGGGTCGTCAAGAAACTCGAAGCGATCGGCAAGGCCGATCCTCGCATCGTACGACTGCGCACGATTCCCGGCGTTGGACCACGCACGGCTGAAATCCTGGTTGCCTGCATCGACGATCCGCACCGCTTTGAGAACGGACGCCAAGTGTCGGCCTACTTCGGCTTGGTACCTCGGCAATTTCAATCTGGTGAAACCGATCGCAACGGCCGCATCACCAAGCGGGGCAACCCGCTGGCTCGGACCATTCTTGTCGAGTGCGCTTGGGCCTCGCTGCGATACAATCCGTGGGCCAAGGGAGTCTACGATCGCATCTGCGGTAAGCAGAAGACACGCAAGAAGAAGGCGGGGGTGGCGTTGGCTCGCAAAATCGCGGTGATTGCTTGGGCCATGCTCCGCGATGAAAAGGACTGGGATCCGGTCACCATGATTCGCACTACCAAGTCGTTCGATGGAACGCTTCCCTTGGATGAGGAGACGTTTCGAACGATGCCTCCTAAGGAGAACTCGGACCAACGAAAAAGCCGCCTTCGCAGGGAAGCCCGCGAAGCCGAAGAGCTCACGCGGCGTTGCGCCGCCAAGGCGTCGCCCACGACAAAGTCAGCCAGAAAATCCAAGTCGAAGCCCACGCAGGTTGGTAAGTCGACGAAACAGCAGTCTGCCAAGTCGCAGGCGAAATCAATCACCACGCCGAGAAGTCCCATTGGCTCAAAGTCGAAATAA
- a CDS encoding VOC family protein, whose translation MFAAPPVANLLVIRSPDIDRAVRFYQQMGMLFDRHSHGKGPEHFASDICGFVFEIYPQRDVNDVTTNTRIGFNVDDVNGVIDLLREIDAAIVTEPTDTEWGRRAVVKDLDGHTVELVTPVNREAKIVGEYRKTDRTGNTEDAK comes from the coding sequence ATGTTCGCTGCACCGCCCGTCGCAAACTTACTCGTGATTCGATCGCCAGACATCGATCGTGCGGTGAGATTCTACCAGCAGATGGGCATGCTGTTTGATCGACATTCGCACGGCAAAGGACCGGAACATTTTGCGTCAGACATTTGTGGGTTCGTGTTTGAAATCTACCCACAACGAGACGTCAATGACGTCACAACCAACACGCGAATTGGGTTTAACGTTGACGATGTTAACGGCGTCATTGATCTGCTTCGTGAGATCGATGCTGCAATTGTCACGGAACCAACTGACACCGAATGGGGACGCCGTGCTGTCGTCAAGGATCTCGATGGCCACACTGTTGAATTGGTAACGCCAGTAAACCGTGAAGCGAAGATCGTGGGCGAATACCGCAAGACAGACCGTACTGGCAACACAGAAGACGCCAAATAA